ACATCCACCGTCTTAACCACTCTGCCTCTGCCCTTGAGTGggatgatgagcttgccGGCTACGCCGAGAACACCGCCAACGGTTGTGTTTTCGAGCACGACATGTAAGTCAATAACATGTGTGAATAACGAATTGATGACTGACATATCTTTAGGAAGCAAGGCAATGGCGGCTACGGCCAGAACCTCGCTTCTTGGGGTGCCACAAGCGACATTGATGGCCTCAAGAAtaaggctgctgctggtggtaTTACCAACCAGTGGTACAACAACGAGATGGGCAACTGGGCTTTCTATGGCCAGGAGAACCCTCCTGCTGATATGAACATTGACCTCTACGGTCACTTCACTCAGGTTGTCTGGAAGGACTCCACGAAGGTCGGCTGCGCCACTGTCAAGTGCCCTGCCGGAACTGTTCTCAGCTTCCCCTCTTGGTACACCGTCTGCAACTACAACCCTCAGGGTAAGTCCCATCCGTGTGCTGATGATGCAAACATCGCTAACTTTGCAGGTAACTTTGGCGGCCGTTATGGCGACAACGTTCTCAAGCCCAAGGGCGAGAAGCGCGTTACTGTCTAAGCTCTGAGCTCTTTGATGAACGGATATGGCACGCTTCTACATCGTTCGCGGGTATGAGGAATCCCGGCATGTCTTGGTTGGCAAGCACTCGTATCTAGTGAGGTGGCAGAAGACGTAGCCCCCTAGACCACGTCTACAGCAACTgtttcctttttctcttcattTCGATTCTCAATGTACGTTACGCATCATCGTACTTTACGATCTTCTTTGCTCAACATGGGGCCACCTGGCCaacttttcttcttctcatggtCTTGACTTTACATGCCTGGCGTCTATGAAAATGATATCAGATAGGGATTGAGGGCGCGTAAGGAATGAGGATTAACGAAGAGTGCCTGTGCAAGTTCTTTCAAACCGCGTTGTCTCTTCTTTTCATTGCCTGGTAGTGAGTCATGTATGAATTGACTCTTATCCACGGCCGTTTTGGGGTTTTACAAAAGGGTGTTTGATGAATGCCTCCTGCAGACAGTTGCATGTCGATAGACACAAATGGCACCAAGATTTTGCCAAGACATTCCCGTTTGATTCGAAAATTGTGATGATGTGATAACTTTCAAGGCGAAGTCATGCCTACTTGACTATGCCATTAGGCTTCGTCAACTCATCTGCCTCCTGAGTTTATGATGATACTGATTATGCTTCGAATATATGTAATAGACTTGAAGTATTTATAGAAGGTAAAGAGTGCATAGTAGCCCAAGGGATAGCGTAGCTACGGGGTCTTGGCCCTCGTCGTGGTCACGCTGTGTCCAAGGCATGCTCAAAGCTCCATTTCTCTTACTCAACTCTCATATGACGAGTTGATTAAAGCTCGAACGCTGTGCTGAAACATCACGGTACAGAAATATCTCCATGTATGAACAAGGAACGAAAGACGACTGAAGAGATTGGAGATCGGAAGTAAAGGAGAAGAAATAGTCTCATGGTGTGGGCGTCTTTTGGCGTCACCAAACCCAAGAGTTGAGGACTGGCCAGTTATGTTTGTGCCTGGTGACTCTGACATTTGAATCAGAGATTGCTAACAATGGCACAGGCCTGTCGAAAGGGAGATTCATCTTCGTCTTGCTTACTTCTTCACCTCCAACCCTGCTTTGTATATTCTATCGACGAGGAATTCAAGCAGCGTGATGTTATCACGTTCTGACACCCCCAAGCTCCTGAACAGGAGAAGCAGACATCTTTACAAGACGATCTTTCAAGCCACCGTCGGAATAGAGGACCAAACATGGAAGCTAGGATGGCTGGTTTTTGACTATCGATGGTGGAGATGCTTCCGAGGCAGATGAATATTATCAAGTTGTTCATGTGACACATGGAAGTCTACAAAGTCAGCACTCGACTTCGAGTTACCGACAGAACGGATCCTTAGTTTTCGTGGATATcaatatacttttattatcttGACCTAGTGCTCGATCTTGAGTGAGAAATCGATGTGCGGCACTCCCTGATGAATAGAACTTGTTGACAAAATATCAACATCTATAATATGTTAGCATCGGCATGCTCGTCAGAAAGCCTTCCAAGTACTCACCATTACACAAGTACGCCTCAAAGTTATCTTCCTGAAGTCCACCAGATGTCTCAAGCAGGAAATGCCTCTTCCCTTGCCATCGCTCCTTGAGACTTCTTGAAGCAACCTTAACACCATCACCAGTGAAATTATCCAACATAACCACATCGGCGCCAGCCTCAATGGCCTCgtcagcctcagcctcgcTCTGAACCTCCACCTCCACTTTCATACTGAAGCCACCGACTGActtggcagccttgacaGCATCGGTGATACTGCCTCGGCTCCAGACGTGGTTATCCTTGAGCATGATCATGGCGCTGAGATCCATTCTGTGGGCATCCGCGCCACCGACTAGCATGCCGTACTTCTCAACGAGGCGGAATCCCGGCGTTGTCTTTCGTGTTCCTGCAATCACACCTGTATACCCCGCCTCACGCGCAATCGATACAAGTCGCTGGCTCTTGGTAGCGACGCCAGAGCATCGTGCAAGTGTGTTCAGAGCAACGCGCTCACCGAGGAGAATTCCGCGGACAGGACCCTTGACTGTTGCAACTCGATGCTTGCCATTGCTCAGGTCAACAGCTGCTCCCTCTTCAGCATGCCACTCGACGGTGCAGCCGCACTGCGTAAAGACCTCGTCGAAGAAGGGTCGGCCGGCGATGATGCCGCTGGATTTACCCCAGAGGGTAGCGACACGGGGACCGTCACCGACAACGAAGCCGGCGTAATCGAACGAAGGCGTATCCTCAGCTAGCCAAGCGGTTACCGAGGTTTTCCATGAAGGAGGGAGAAGGTTTGCGAGGTTTCCTTGAGGGTGAGCCATTGCTTCGAAGTTGAGGCCAGCAAGTGGTGAtgtgaggagaagagggcaAAAGAGTGGAGGATTAGCGGCTtaagaggttgtcaagagGGTATGTAGTAAAAAAGTGACTGGTGTTGGCGGCAGTTTTCAATTCCATAGTCCCGGGTGCGGTATGGCGGATAACGGGAGGATGCGGGGGACACATCCGACCTCCGACCGGAACAGGTGGGGGGTGGGGTTCTCCGGATGCTGCCGGCTTAGCCATTCTCACTCACTACAGGCCAGCACGTGGAAATCATATCAGTCTGCGGGAACATCAGAAAGCCAAGGTGCCTTGGCTACGAATAGGAGATACAGCGGTGTCGATGGTCATGTTTGAACAAAATAGTAATGCATAGTATGTTCCAAGTCAGAAATGGAAAAATCTACCTCTCATGACCCTCTCGTCCAACTCCCAATTGAGAAACAGTAGAACAAAAGATGACCCGCCTGATGCACCATGCATGAACTGAATGAAGataagagaagagaagagaaacgaGGAAAGGAATTATGCATTGCGTACAGAAATAGTAAATGAGCCGGGACCAGGCTGCCAGTACCAAAGACGAAAAAACACCCCGACTGTGAACCAACCCGCAAAACATGACCTATAAAACAAaacaagaaaaaagaaacaCGAAAAAAGACCGGGTATCAAACATATGCGCTCAGTCGTCGAAACCATCCTAAAGCTCCTCTTCCGTCGTTGCCGTGGGGAATTCGTTGCAGACATGACCTCGTTTCTTATGTCCATACAACGTCTACATCTCTTTCCATCATATCGTCTTCGTTCGTCAAGTTTGGTAATGGCAATCAAGAAAATCAACAGCATTTCTTGCGCTCTTTTCGATCCCAGCCGTCTGCTTGTGTCTGCTCTTGGGTTCCCGCCTGCTCGACCGTAACGGCGGGCGAGAAACCTGGCGAGAAGAGCCAACTTCGACGATCGCGGCCTACTCGGAAACTCCCTCGTGCGTCTGCACCCGCAAAATAGCCTCCGTCCATGCCGGCTTCGTAACCTGGGGTACCAGGGATGGCAGTGGCCATTAGAAGGGCCTGCTGCATCTTGCGGTtctgctcaacaagcttgCGTGTGACAACACGAAATACTTCCTCGACACCCTCTCCTGTTTCGGCGCTGATTTCATGACAGGCGTCCCAGCCAACTTCCTGTGCCCAGAAACCAGAGCTACGCTTCGAGCTGGGGCTCCGAGGCTCCATAGACGGGGGAGACATCGCCTGGCCACCTGACATAGGCGTCGGTACGTGGTAAGGGGTTGCGGTCGGAGGTGGCGTGCTGCCCATGCCTGGGGCAAGGTTCTCAGCAACGTATGCGATACAACGTTCGAATGGGACCTGGCGGGCTGAGGGATCGCGGGCGACAATGTCGGCTTTTGTACCGACTACGTGAAGAACGACATCGTGAGGGAGGTTTCGTCGAAGTTCCATGAGCCATACACCCATATCGGCGAATGACTGTGCGTCTGTGATGCTGTAGCAGAGGATGCAGGCGTTTGCGCCGCGATAGTACAGGCGGGAGATAGAACGAAAGCGTTCTTGGCCGGCTGCGAGTTGACGTTAGCATATAAGAGAATAAAAACTTGTTTGGCTCCTTATCAAAACCAACCTGTATCCCATATCTGAAGGCGCACAACGGTATCGGAGTCAGAGTCAACGACGCGCTTCGTGAGAAAGCTGGCGCCGACGGTAGAAGTGATCTGAGCCGGGTTGAATGCGCCCTTGCAGTATCTCATAACCAGAGACGTCTTCCCAACGCCCTGGGCGCCGAGGACGACGATCTTGGCTTCGAGCGACGACATTATTATTGGTGATGGTCGCGTCGTTTGCCAAGAGGGGGGAGGGGGAGTTTGGGACCTCCCTCTTAGAAAAGGACGAAGAGAATGAAAGGGGGAAGAAAGAAACCCGAGGCGCACGAaaaagaagggaagaagcaaaaaggagagagagaggaaagaagaaaagaagctgATGTGGTTGAAAGAGAGGAAAGGGTAAAAAAGATAGgcgcaaaagaaaagagggtCGTGGGTTCTTGTTGGTGGTGTCGGTATAGCAAGGTAGCTTAACTCTTTTCTTATTGTGAAGGATGCTTATTTGAATTTCATGCCTAGGGGCGTGTAGACAATCGAGGGAATCTCGGGCGCAGAAGTTAGGGCATCGATTACCGATAATGCAGAAGCGATTTTTTGAGAGGTAGAGTTGGCGTAGAATGATCGATCATGAGCCTAGAACTGGGAGCTGAAGGAAGAGACACAGAATGAGTAAACCCGACGTTGAGCGGCGGCATCCGGCGATAAATGGTTGACAGTGGTAACGAAGTCAACAAACAATGACAATAGTAATTCCAAGTATCTAATGAGTCAAGTATATTAGGCAGCAAGCGTCAATGGAGATCTTGTAATCATACTCGATGCGATTAACCTATAGCTAGCTACTCGATGTGACAGGGCATAATGTAAGGGAGTAAACCCATTTCAACGTTCTCTTTTCAGAGATCTTTAGGAGATCTGTAGACATTGTCCTTAGATCCGTGATATCAACACCAGAGGTCATTCACTCACTCAGCCATTCCCCCCTTGTCGGTTCAGGCGCCTCTACAAGGCCCAGTCCACTGGAAATCCGCTAACCAACCCCGCTGAAACCAGAACGCACGGCCTTCCAGGAGCCTCAGGTCCGCTGACGACATGCGCTAACGGCCCAGAGGCCTTCACGTGGCACAGTCTCTACGTCATCTCTATCCACGAGTCAACGGCTTTGTCCCTGTCCGATTGTCAGTTGAGGATCCATATTCTCAATTCCAGCGATCAAATACAGCTATATCTAAGGCACCTTAGCTACATAGGTATCATCCATCAACGCACACAATCGCCGTGTAGCGAGTGGCTCGAACGTTTTGTCTTATCATCACCAGACTTCAGGTACCACCAAAAGAAACACCAAAACGACGTATCTGCAAAAGTTCCAGTTCTGATGTGCGCATTCCTCGGCTCAATTGTCCTCACCGCCATCCTCTCCAATCTCAACTTCTCTCGAGCACAGCCTCTCGCTGTAGTTATCCCGCACCTATTCCATCATACATGACAATGGGAGCGGTTCAATGACAACTAACCAGCCAACCAGCTTCTCGATAGGCACTAATACGCGGGGGTCCGATTGCCTACATACAGTAGTCGACCAGAAAATTGCTCAGATTGGGCGAGAAGCGAGTCCATCGGTTATTATCCACATGCGGCTGGAGCGAACCAGATCGGCATTGCAGCCAGATGCATaccatggccatggccatgaccGTATCCCCGGTCAAATTGCGAAATGACACAGCTCGGCTGGGAGAACTGTTTTCCGTGGGAGGAGTACAGAGTACCGAACGATCCCTTTTCTCAACAGACCGGAAACCACGCTCCTTTTATTATGAAAATCCGGATTCTCTTTGTTTAACGGATCTACTACCCTCATCAAATCTCTCCCCCACAAACACACAAGCCAGCATCCCCTGTAAATCTCCACCCCATTAAAAAAAGGATATGGTGTGCCAACATTAGAACATGGACCACAAACAGCCCGAGTCGAGTTTGATCTCTTTCAAAGGACAATTTTCACAGGAGAACAAAGGGTTACACTAACTTCTGTTCTAGTAATCTGCATCAGACCTTTAGCTTCTCAATCTGAATCATCAGATGAGAAACATGTCTCAAGACATGGTCACGTCCAGAACAAAATGACGTATATCAAAACACAGTCAGAGACACAACAAGAATTGACCGCTCAGCTGCCCCCAGATCGCGATCTTATTTAGAAGAGACTCCCCGAGAGCAACTGAGTCACATCACCATAATAAGCAGTCATTCCGTTTGTTACGTTTTCTTCGGAAATGAAGTCCATGCGTTAGGCAAGGAAAAAAGGAGAAAAAGATCACTACAACCCGGTCGTTATTTATTGTTTCCTGCCTGATATGGGTCATGACCCCGCATCCCGCAATTAGCCATTCAGCCCTGTTTACATAAGGCATCGAGCTTCTCCAGACTTCATATCATGGCATGGATACCACGGACCAACTTCTCAGCATGTCTGCAAAACACATAAACATAGCTCGAGATACGAGAAAATGCAAAAAGTAACAATTGGAAGGCACTGGGATTGCTCCCGCCAGGGCTTGAACCTGAGACCTTCGCATTACCGGATACTCGGAATGAAGTATTAGTACGACGCTCTAACCAACTGAGCTACGGAAGCCGTCCAATTGTTGAAAGTCGTTTTTGGTAACAGAGGACATGGATGTCGAACGAGCATCAATCTGGGCTTGATGCTCATACAGTGGCATAATCGACATTCTCAAATCGACCACCTCAGAAAGCTGCTGGCGTGATACCAATGTTTAGGCTGACAATGCGCTACCGTGTGTATGCATCAATGTGAGTACATGGAAATCAATTCTTACATGCACTCGTAGCTCATTCTTTAATCTCGCTGGTAGCTTTCGTGCTCGCATCTCACTGAGAACATGGTGATTCTTTATTTAGTACTCAGTGCTGCGTATTCATCAGTGCTGCTGGTCAAATGAAGTGGATGGCGACGAGCCTAATGATTTATTCAAGAATGACTGCCATATGTACGCAAATATGTCAAAACCGGCCTATATATCCACTATCGCCATTGCTCACCTTGTCACAATCATCTTCTCATTCATACATGAACCCCCGAATCCCCCTCAACGCCGATGGTTTCTTGTCTTTTTTCGCGCCTGCCTCCTCTTTACCCTTGTCTTTCGAATCTTTACGGAGTCGATTGTGTGTTGCGCTGGCAAATAAGTCCGAGTGACTCCTGGCAAGTAATCGTCCCCCATCACTTCGTCCGAATCGCTGGTGATCTGGGCTCATGGATAGAGATGATGCATCTGTTCCCAATGGTGACCCTGGTGGATGTGCCCAACCCCCTGACTTCGGTGATAAGGCAGCTTCAGGTTTGTGCCCGAGAGGTGGCGTGACATTGTATGCAGTGCCCTCTGTGATGTCAGGGCTTGAGAGCACACGCTGTGGCCGCGTTTTCATCATGACGGGGCTCGTTGACATGGATGATGAATCATGCTCTCCATCTAGTGAGGTCTCGATCCTGAGATGTCTTGGCTTCGTTTCCGTCTTCATATCCAGGAACGATGACTGCAGGGCGGTGTATTTGCGCATCAGCAGGTCGCACTGCTTCTGTAGTTCAGCTTGCTTCTCTCGACTCGCTGCGAGCATTGCCTGAATTGCTGCCTTGCTATCCCGAGAAGGTAGACTTCTTTCCTCCTGCGCCTCGGATAACTTCGCTTGTAGAGTTGCAATTTGGTTCTGGAACAGTTTCCTAGTACGCTCGATTTCATTCTCTCGACTGGCGAGTTGAAGATTCAGAGCCTCAACTTTGCTCTCTGCTCCTGCAGCGGCAGCGATTGCCCTTTGTTGCTCGAGTTCCTTGGCCTGGAAATCACGTTCAACCTTTGTCAATCTATCGACTTCACTTTTCAACCGGTCGATTTCAGCGCTGTGAATTTCAATGGACTGCATATTCTGCTTCCAGTTGACCTCCTTGACTTCGGCCTCGCACAGTAGTACCCTCAACTTGTCACGCTCCGCCGTGGAGTTATCTAGCTCCTTCTGGAGCGCTTCATAGTCAGCCTTGAGTCGCTTTGATTCGTCACGCAGCTTCTTAAGCTTGGTGGAAAGGTCAGCTTCCCACTTCTTCGCAAGGGCACGACTCTTCTCAGAATCCCTCCGAACTTGCATCTCCGCTTTCTTCGCTTCCTCGAACCGATGCTTCAAGTTTCGGTTTGTGATGAGTAGATTCTGTGTTTCTGCCTCTGTCACAGCTTCCTCCATATGTCGTCTGCGCAAGTCACCAATATGGGCCATATGTTGTTGTTTCAAATATCTCTCAAAGTTTAAGTCATTCTGCAAAAGCAGGATCTGGCGCTGCAGATGAGCCACTTGTGTATTCGTCTCAGTCAAGGAAAGGGGCGTGCTGATAGTTGGCGGAGCGCCCAGTAGCGATGGGCCGGGCCGATCAGCCACAGAATCTTGATTGCTGAGTGATAGTGATGGCACGCTATCGTTGGCCAAAGACTGATGCAAACCGGACTTGATGACCTTGTTAGATTGGATCATGTCCTGTAGTTGTGTATGGGAGGAAGAttggatgagatgaggaCCAAGGGTCGGACTGTCGGCGTTTGGTTCTCTTATCCTGGCATCAATAGAATCTCGAGTTGATGGGATGCTTGATTGGGAACCCCGTCGAATTAGAGCTGATGGCCGACGACTACTCGCTAACGAGTCCGTACTGGCGGATGTAGGCAAACGATAGCCGCTGTGGGATTCAGCCGTCGTCATTGGAACAGAAGGGTGATTTTCTTTGACAAATCCTTCGTTAGATGGAGACGCTTCAGATACAGACAAAGGCTGTCCGAAAGACAGGTTGGAATCGTTCGCGAGACATAAAGCCATGCACTCAGCAACAACCTCCGAGGCCTCACTCTTGATCCAGCGACCAAAATCCGTCTTTTCCGAATCAATCGTGAGGGTGAAGAAGTTTGGGTGAAGTAAATGGCATTGGCGGAACCTTTCTGATTGGTCTCGAATCTCGGTAGGCTGAACTTCCATATCGTTGGCATTTGCAACATTGGCGTGACGTAGATATCTCTGAGGCTTGCGAATATAGTCCATGAAGTTGATGGGATAGAGACCATAAAGAATGGTATAGTAGTTCAGGAGGTGATAGACAGGGTGATCATCGACGTCTGCCTCATGACTGCATTGTTCCCAATTGGATGAATCTGTATCCTCTGGCTGAGGCTCAACTACGCCGGCCCGTTCTCGTGACCAGAATAATAGCCTTGCATAGATGTTGAACAGCGTGGGTAGATGCGGAACCAGTGAGCTTGGCATCTGTGGAAGTAACATGATGACAACTGTCAGCGCGGCTGACACTATGGTCGTTGAGCTATCCTGTTGTAG
This genomic stretch from Fusarium oxysporum f. sp. lycopersici 4287 chromosome 2, whole genome shotgun sequence harbors:
- a CDS encoding nicotinate-nucleotide diphosphorylase (carboxylating) yields the protein MAHPQGNLANLLPPSWKTSVTAWLAEDTPSFDYAGFVVGDGPRVATLWGKSSGIIAGRPFFDEVFTQCGCTVEWHAEEGAAVDLSNGKHRVATVKGPVRGILLGERVALNTLARCSGVATKSQRLVSIAREAGYTGVIAGTRKTTPGFRLVEKYGMLVGGADAHRMDLSAMIMLKDNHVWSRGSITDAVKAAKSVGGFSMKVEVEVQSEAEADEAIEAGADVVMLDNFTGDGVKVASRSLKERWQGKRHFLLETSGGLQEDNFEAYLCNDVDILSTSSIHQGVPHIDFSLKIEH